Proteins from one Podarcis raffonei isolate rPodRaf1 chromosome 1, rPodRaf1.pri, whole genome shotgun sequence genomic window:
- the RHOD gene encoding rho-related GTP-binding protein RhoD — protein MQRGLETPDQLGANRETPGIPEIKVVVVGDGGCGKTSLLMVFAKGDFPKVYIPTVFEKYSAPFHINDKQVNISLWDTAGQDDYDRLRPLSYNGAHAVIMCYDVTSPASFNNILTKWYPEVNHFCRGIPLLLVGCKTDLRKDKVLLRRLHQDHLEPITYQKGETLARNLHAVAYLECSARFHENIIDIFTEASRAALSTMKKKKRKRKPKRTCLLS, from the exons ATGCAAAGAGGCTTAGAGACTCCAGACCAGTTAGGTGCCAACCGGGAGACTCCAGGAATCCCTGAGATCAAAGTTGTTGTCGTAGGAGATGGTGGCTGCGGAAAGACATCGCTGCTCATGGTCTTTGCAAAAGGAGACTTCCCCAAG GTTTACATCCCAACAGTATTTGAGAAATATTCAGCCCCCTTCCACATCAACGACAAGCAAGTGAATATCAGTCTCTGGGATACAGCAG GGCAGGACGATTACGACAGGCTCCGCCCCCTCTCCTATAATGGGGCTCATGCAGTTATCATGTGCTATGATGTCACCAGCCCTGCCAGCTTCAATAACATCCTCACAAAG TGGTACCCTGAAGTGAACCATTTCTGCAGAGGGATTCCCCTCCTGCTTGTTGGATGCAAGACAGACCTAAGAAAGGACAAGGTTCTGCTAAGGAGGTTGCATCAGGACCATCTGGAGCCCATCACATATCAGAAG GGAGAGACTTTGGCCCGGAATCTCCATGCAGTTGCCTACCTTGAGTGCTCAGCTCGTTTCCATGAGAACATCATCGACATCTTCACAGAGGCTTCCAGAGCAGCCTTGAgtaccatgaagaagaagaaacgcAAGCGCAAACCCAAAAGGACTTGCCTGCTTTCCTGA